The Betta splendens chromosome 7, fBetSpl5.4, whole genome shotgun sequence genome includes a window with the following:
- the eps8l3b gene encoding epidermal growth factor receptor kinase substrate 8-like protein 3b isoform X1, with the protein MYLQLWKHLFTTCGDKTLLCCGHCLALYRSCFHLVTMRLLLGCSTAEGVHLIPFDKRLLFFRAVLPDDLPHSRRPFQQDDVKVSPLQRNGMSRPSGKSIYMQRKNYSETLNRQSENINVRVEHLFTCELDGQAVRTADDCVAKLKVLDAKGRLWPQDMMMELQGGYLVLSDIETKAELESLPLSCIVETKAVLDSCAYNSLLLLTVQDRGKRTPQVFMFQCEETGAELIKTDLDKVGLKGGADVEPCREQSDIRSNLENIIGQHPPGSFRQGAPRSVQRDPTPPPLEYPPPRWDSPEPGIMSPPWSYTPQEEIVPPAEGAAEQEQADRNAEILNHVINDLEIFVDNVSAAVNRPVPAQKVNSKKKKNKGKQKIAEPPPAALYNLPPWEEYVSCLQKIKYGFNLLGELERTLAGPSAADYVHIFFSCLTMIVPPYPADLPPSVLAPLLTDAAVQLLGRVVSPEEDELWRSLGECWNVPRSRWPTDNVPPYIPTFYDGWQPPAPVRRPNVPLSRSNSQSYMPRAMQWQPEAPEASGPWGSPPQSPNREPPQHMRVMYDFMARNNQELSLMKGELVQVIQKTKQWWLVRNTSGEEGNVPPNVLEPTRGLGSTEDFPRDSRGPVSLDMNSPPAQVKAWLEYKGFSRITVSSLGVLSGKLLLGMTKEEMRTVCPEEGSRVFFQLQAIKSAIALASEPPGMYNARY; encoded by the exons ATGTATTTACAACTTTGGAAACACCTGTTTACAACCTGTGGTGATAAAACGTTACTTTGTTGTGGTCACTGCTTGGCTTTGTATCGGTCTTGTTTTCACCTGGTGACGATGAGGCTTTTATTGGGTTGTTCCACTGCTGAAGGTGTTCATCTTATCCCGTTTGATAAGCGGTTACTGTTCTTCAGGGCCGTCCTACCCGATGACCTCCCTCACTCAAGACGACCTTTCCAGCAAGATGACGTCAAGGTTTCCCCACTGCAAAGGAACGGCATGTCCAGACCCAGTGGAAAGTCTATTTACA TGCAGAGAAAAAACTACTCGGAGACGCTGAACAGACAGTCTGAAAACATCAATGTGAGAGTGGAG CATCTGTTTACCTGCGAGCTGGACGGCCAGGCGGTGAGGACGGCGGACGACTGCGTGGCCAAGCTCAAGGTGCTGGACGCCAAAGGTCGCCTGTGGCCCCAGGACATGATGATGGAGCTCCAGGGAGGTTACCTGGTGCTCAGCGACATTGAGACCAAG GCGGAGCTGGAGTCGCTGCCTTTAAGTTGCATCGTGGAAACCAAGGCTGTGCTGGACAGCTGTGCCTACAACTCTCTGCTGTTATTGACGGTGCAGGACCGCGGCAAACGCACCCCGCAGGTCTTTATGTTCCAGTGTGAGGAGACTGGG GCGGAGCTCATCAAGACTGATCTGGACAAAGTAGGCCTCAAAGGAGGCGCCGACGTGGAGCCATGCAGGGAGCAGTCCGACATCAG GAGCAACCTGGAGAACATCATCGGGCAACATCCTCCGGGAAGTTTCCGACAGGGTGCACCTCGGTCAGTGCAGCGAGACCCGACCCCGCCACCACTAGAATACCCGCCCCCACGGTGGGACAGCCCAGAACCAG GAATCATGTCTCCTCCATGGTCCTATACCCCACAAGAGGAAATTGtgccgccagcagagggcgctgccgAGCAGGAACAGGCTGACAGGAACGCA GAAATTTTAAACCACGTTATAAATGATTTGGAGATCTTTGTGGACAATGTGTCAGCTGCTGTAAACAGACCAGTACCAGCACAAAAAGTCAacagcaagaagaaaaaaaacaaaggaaaacagaaaattg CAGAGCCACCTCCTGCCGCCCTCTACAATCTGCCACCTTGGGAGGAATATGTCTCCTGTCTTCAGAAAATCAAATATGGATTCAACCTTCTG GGCGAGCTGGAGAGGACGCTCGCCGGCCCCAGCGCTGCCGACTACGTTCACATCTTCTTCTCCTGTTTAACCATG ATAGTGCCGCCGTACCCTGCAGACCTGCCCCCCTCCGTGCTCGCCCCCCTGCTGACCGACGCGGCCGTGCAGCTGCTCGGCCGCGTCGTCAGcccggaggaggacgagctgtGGAGGTCTCTGGGAGAATGCTGGAACGTCCCCAG GTCCAGGTGGCCTACTGATAACGTCCCACCGTACATACCGACGTTCTACGACGGCTGGCAGCCGCCTGCCCCCGTGCGTCGTCCCAACGTCCCGCTGAGCAGGAGCAACAGCCAGAGCTACATGCCCAGAGCGATGCAGTGGCAGCCTGAAGCG CCGGAAGCCAGCGGTCCGTGGGGTTCGCCACCACAGTCTCCAAATAG GGAGCCGCCCCAGCACATGAGGGTCATGTATGACTTCATGGCCAGAAACAACCAAGAGCTGAGCCTCATGAAGGGGGAACTGGTTCAG GTGATTCAAAAAACCAAGCAGTGGTGGCTTGTGCGCAACACCAGTGGTGAGGAAGGGAATGTCCCTCCAAATGTTCTGGAGCCCACGCGGGGTCTCGGGTCCACGGAGGATTTTCCT CGAGACAGTCGCGGCCCAGTGTCTCTGGACATGAACTCACCGCCTGCACAGGTTAAAGCCTGGTTGGAGTATAAAGGATTCTCCAGAAT CACTGTGAGCAGCCTCGGGGTGCTGAGTGGAAAGCTGCTCCTGGGAATGAccaaggaggagatgaggacgGTGTGTCCGGAGGAGGGAAGCAGAGTCTTCTTCCAGCTTCAGGCCATTAAATCAGCCATTGCA CTCGCCAGTGAACCACCAGGCATGTACAACGCCCGCTACTGA
- the eps8l3b gene encoding epidermal growth factor receptor kinase substrate 8-like protein 3b isoform X2, whose protein sequence is MYLQLWKHLFTTCGDKTLLCCGHCLALYRSCFHLVTMRLLLGCSTAEGVHLIPFDKRLLFFRAVLPDDLPHSRRPFQQDDVKVSPLQRNGMSRPSGKSIYMQRKNYSETLNRQSENINVRVEHLFTCELDGQAVRTADDCVAKLKVLDAKGRLWPQDMMMELQGGYLVLSDIETKAELESLPLSCIVETKAVLDSCAYNSLLLLTVQDRGKRTPQVFMFQCEETGAELIKTDLDKVGLKGGADVEPCREQSDIRSNLENIIGQHPPGSFRQGAPRSVQRDPTPPPLEYPPPRWDSPEPGIMSPPWSYTPQEEIVPPAEGAAEQEQADRNAEILNHVINDLEIFVDNVSAAVNRPVPAQKVNSKKKKNKGKQKIEPPPAALYNLPPWEEYVSCLQKIKYGFNLLGELERTLAGPSAADYVHIFFSCLTMIVPPYPADLPPSVLAPLLTDAAVQLLGRVVSPEEDELWRSLGECWNVPRSRWPTDNVPPYIPTFYDGWQPPAPVRRPNVPLSRSNSQSYMPRAMQWQPEAPEASGPWGSPPQSPNREPPQHMRVMYDFMARNNQELSLMKGELVQVIQKTKQWWLVRNTSGEEGNVPPNVLEPTRGLGSTEDFPRDSRGPVSLDMNSPPAQVKAWLEYKGFSRITVSSLGVLSGKLLLGMTKEEMRTVCPEEGSRVFFQLQAIKSAIALASEPPGMYNARY, encoded by the exons ATGTATTTACAACTTTGGAAACACCTGTTTACAACCTGTGGTGATAAAACGTTACTTTGTTGTGGTCACTGCTTGGCTTTGTATCGGTCTTGTTTTCACCTGGTGACGATGAGGCTTTTATTGGGTTGTTCCACTGCTGAAGGTGTTCATCTTATCCCGTTTGATAAGCGGTTACTGTTCTTCAGGGCCGTCCTACCCGATGACCTCCCTCACTCAAGACGACCTTTCCAGCAAGATGACGTCAAGGTTTCCCCACTGCAAAGGAACGGCATGTCCAGACCCAGTGGAAAGTCTATTTACA TGCAGAGAAAAAACTACTCGGAGACGCTGAACAGACAGTCTGAAAACATCAATGTGAGAGTGGAG CATCTGTTTACCTGCGAGCTGGACGGCCAGGCGGTGAGGACGGCGGACGACTGCGTGGCCAAGCTCAAGGTGCTGGACGCCAAAGGTCGCCTGTGGCCCCAGGACATGATGATGGAGCTCCAGGGAGGTTACCTGGTGCTCAGCGACATTGAGACCAAG GCGGAGCTGGAGTCGCTGCCTTTAAGTTGCATCGTGGAAACCAAGGCTGTGCTGGACAGCTGTGCCTACAACTCTCTGCTGTTATTGACGGTGCAGGACCGCGGCAAACGCACCCCGCAGGTCTTTATGTTCCAGTGTGAGGAGACTGGG GCGGAGCTCATCAAGACTGATCTGGACAAAGTAGGCCTCAAAGGAGGCGCCGACGTGGAGCCATGCAGGGAGCAGTCCGACATCAG GAGCAACCTGGAGAACATCATCGGGCAACATCCTCCGGGAAGTTTCCGACAGGGTGCACCTCGGTCAGTGCAGCGAGACCCGACCCCGCCACCACTAGAATACCCGCCCCCACGGTGGGACAGCCCAGAACCAG GAATCATGTCTCCTCCATGGTCCTATACCCCACAAGAGGAAATTGtgccgccagcagagggcgctgccgAGCAGGAACAGGCTGACAGGAACGCA GAAATTTTAAACCACGTTATAAATGATTTGGAGATCTTTGTGGACAATGTGTCAGCTGCTGTAAACAGACCAGTACCAGCACAAAAAGTCAacagcaagaagaaaaaaaacaaaggaaaacagaaaattg AGCCACCTCCTGCCGCCCTCTACAATCTGCCACCTTGGGAGGAATATGTCTCCTGTCTTCAGAAAATCAAATATGGATTCAACCTTCTG GGCGAGCTGGAGAGGACGCTCGCCGGCCCCAGCGCTGCCGACTACGTTCACATCTTCTTCTCCTGTTTAACCATG ATAGTGCCGCCGTACCCTGCAGACCTGCCCCCCTCCGTGCTCGCCCCCCTGCTGACCGACGCGGCCGTGCAGCTGCTCGGCCGCGTCGTCAGcccggaggaggacgagctgtGGAGGTCTCTGGGAGAATGCTGGAACGTCCCCAG GTCCAGGTGGCCTACTGATAACGTCCCACCGTACATACCGACGTTCTACGACGGCTGGCAGCCGCCTGCCCCCGTGCGTCGTCCCAACGTCCCGCTGAGCAGGAGCAACAGCCAGAGCTACATGCCCAGAGCGATGCAGTGGCAGCCTGAAGCG CCGGAAGCCAGCGGTCCGTGGGGTTCGCCACCACAGTCTCCAAATAG GGAGCCGCCCCAGCACATGAGGGTCATGTATGACTTCATGGCCAGAAACAACCAAGAGCTGAGCCTCATGAAGGGGGAACTGGTTCAG GTGATTCAAAAAACCAAGCAGTGGTGGCTTGTGCGCAACACCAGTGGTGAGGAAGGGAATGTCCCTCCAAATGTTCTGGAGCCCACGCGGGGTCTCGGGTCCACGGAGGATTTTCCT CGAGACAGTCGCGGCCCAGTGTCTCTGGACATGAACTCACCGCCTGCACAGGTTAAAGCCTGGTTGGAGTATAAAGGATTCTCCAGAAT CACTGTGAGCAGCCTCGGGGTGCTGAGTGGAAAGCTGCTCCTGGGAATGAccaaggaggagatgaggacgGTGTGTCCGGAGGAGGGAAGCAGAGTCTTCTTCCAGCTTCAGGCCATTAAATCAGCCATTGCA CTCGCCAGTGAACCACCAGGCATGTACAACGCCCGCTACTGA
- the eps8l3b gene encoding epidermal growth factor receptor kinase substrate 8-like protein 3b isoform X3, with protein sequence MFGTAGPFSYSPRAVLPDDLPHSRRPFQQDDVKVSPLQRNGMSRPSGKSIYMQRKNYSETLNRQSENINVRVEHLFTCELDGQAVRTADDCVAKLKVLDAKGRLWPQDMMMELQGGYLVLSDIETKAELESLPLSCIVETKAVLDSCAYNSLLLLTVQDRGKRTPQVFMFQCEETGAELIKTDLDKVGLKGGADVEPCREQSDIRSNLENIIGQHPPGSFRQGAPRSVQRDPTPPPLEYPPPRWDSPEPGIMSPPWSYTPQEEIVPPAEGAAEQEQADRNAEILNHVINDLEIFVDNVSAAVNRPVPAQKVNSKKKKNKGKQKIAEPPPAALYNLPPWEEYVSCLQKIKYGFNLLGELERTLAGPSAADYVHIFFSCLTMIVPPYPADLPPSVLAPLLTDAAVQLLGRVVSPEEDELWRSLGECWNVPRSRWPTDNVPPYIPTFYDGWQPPAPVRRPNVPLSRSNSQSYMPRAMQWQPEAPEASGPWGSPPQSPNREPPQHMRVMYDFMARNNQELSLMKGELVQVIQKTKQWWLVRNTSGEEGNVPPNVLEPTRGLGSTEDFPRDSRGPVSLDMNSPPAQVKAWLEYKGFSRITVSSLGVLSGKLLLGMTKEEMRTVCPEEGSRVFFQLQAIKSAIALASEPPGMYNARY encoded by the exons ATGTTTGGAACCGCTGGCCCCTTCTCGTATTCACCGAG GGCCGTCCTACCCGATGACCTCCCTCACTCAAGACGACCTTTCCAGCAAGATGACGTCAAGGTTTCCCCACTGCAAAGGAACGGCATGTCCAGACCCAGTGGAAAGTCTATTTACA TGCAGAGAAAAAACTACTCGGAGACGCTGAACAGACAGTCTGAAAACATCAATGTGAGAGTGGAG CATCTGTTTACCTGCGAGCTGGACGGCCAGGCGGTGAGGACGGCGGACGACTGCGTGGCCAAGCTCAAGGTGCTGGACGCCAAAGGTCGCCTGTGGCCCCAGGACATGATGATGGAGCTCCAGGGAGGTTACCTGGTGCTCAGCGACATTGAGACCAAG GCGGAGCTGGAGTCGCTGCCTTTAAGTTGCATCGTGGAAACCAAGGCTGTGCTGGACAGCTGTGCCTACAACTCTCTGCTGTTATTGACGGTGCAGGACCGCGGCAAACGCACCCCGCAGGTCTTTATGTTCCAGTGTGAGGAGACTGGG GCGGAGCTCATCAAGACTGATCTGGACAAAGTAGGCCTCAAAGGAGGCGCCGACGTGGAGCCATGCAGGGAGCAGTCCGACATCAG GAGCAACCTGGAGAACATCATCGGGCAACATCCTCCGGGAAGTTTCCGACAGGGTGCACCTCGGTCAGTGCAGCGAGACCCGACCCCGCCACCACTAGAATACCCGCCCCCACGGTGGGACAGCCCAGAACCAG GAATCATGTCTCCTCCATGGTCCTATACCCCACAAGAGGAAATTGtgccgccagcagagggcgctgccgAGCAGGAACAGGCTGACAGGAACGCA GAAATTTTAAACCACGTTATAAATGATTTGGAGATCTTTGTGGACAATGTGTCAGCTGCTGTAAACAGACCAGTACCAGCACAAAAAGTCAacagcaagaagaaaaaaaacaaaggaaaacagaaaattg CAGAGCCACCTCCTGCCGCCCTCTACAATCTGCCACCTTGGGAGGAATATGTCTCCTGTCTTCAGAAAATCAAATATGGATTCAACCTTCTG GGCGAGCTGGAGAGGACGCTCGCCGGCCCCAGCGCTGCCGACTACGTTCACATCTTCTTCTCCTGTTTAACCATG ATAGTGCCGCCGTACCCTGCAGACCTGCCCCCCTCCGTGCTCGCCCCCCTGCTGACCGACGCGGCCGTGCAGCTGCTCGGCCGCGTCGTCAGcccggaggaggacgagctgtGGAGGTCTCTGGGAGAATGCTGGAACGTCCCCAG GTCCAGGTGGCCTACTGATAACGTCCCACCGTACATACCGACGTTCTACGACGGCTGGCAGCCGCCTGCCCCCGTGCGTCGTCCCAACGTCCCGCTGAGCAGGAGCAACAGCCAGAGCTACATGCCCAGAGCGATGCAGTGGCAGCCTGAAGCG CCGGAAGCCAGCGGTCCGTGGGGTTCGCCACCACAGTCTCCAAATAG GGAGCCGCCCCAGCACATGAGGGTCATGTATGACTTCATGGCCAGAAACAACCAAGAGCTGAGCCTCATGAAGGGGGAACTGGTTCAG GTGATTCAAAAAACCAAGCAGTGGTGGCTTGTGCGCAACACCAGTGGTGAGGAAGGGAATGTCCCTCCAAATGTTCTGGAGCCCACGCGGGGTCTCGGGTCCACGGAGGATTTTCCT CGAGACAGTCGCGGCCCAGTGTCTCTGGACATGAACTCACCGCCTGCACAGGTTAAAGCCTGGTTGGAGTATAAAGGATTCTCCAGAAT CACTGTGAGCAGCCTCGGGGTGCTGAGTGGAAAGCTGCTCCTGGGAATGAccaaggaggagatgaggacgGTGTGTCCGGAGGAGGGAAGCAGAGTCTTCTTCCAGCTTCAGGCCATTAAATCAGCCATTGCA CTCGCCAGTGAACCACCAGGCATGTACAACGCCCGCTACTGA
- the atp5pb gene encoding ATP synthase F(0) complex subunit B1, mitochondrial: MLSRLVLVSASALKSSGPLGAGLVQASRSLQTSSQSLAPLPPLPEKGGKVRHGIFPEELFQLLYPKTGVTGPYMLGTGLIVYMLSKEIYVINHETFAAASILAVMVYGVKKFGPKVAAFADKINEDKEAKAQEVKDAAIESLTQAIEDEKKEQWRAEGRYMLFDAKRNNVAMQLEINYRERLHMVTHEVKRRLDYQIALQNLQRRLEQEHMVNWVEKSVISSITPQQEKESIAKCITDLKALAKVTQAKAAL, from the exons ATGCTCTCCAGGCTCGTTTTAGTTTCAG CTAGTGCCCTAAAAAGCAGTGGCCCCCTTGGAGCTGG GCTTGTCCAGGCTTCCCGCTCCCTGCAAACATCATCCCAGAGTCTGGCCccactgcctcctctgcctgagAAGGGAGGAAAGGTTCGCCATGGCATCTTTCCAGAGGAGCTCTTCCAGCTCCTGTACCCTAAAACTGGAGTTACAG gACCCTACATGTTGGGCACTGGCCTTATCGTCTACATGCTCTCTAAGGAAATCTATGTCATCAATCATGAGACCTTCGCTGCTGCCTCAATACTTGCTGTCATGGTCTATGGGGTCAAGAAATTTGGTCCAAAGGTTGCAGCTTTTGCTGACAAAATTAATGAG gacAAAGAGGCCAAGGCTCAGGAAGTGAAGGATGCCGCTATTGAAAGCCTGACTCAAGCTATTGAGGATGAGAAGAAAGAACAGTGgagagcagaggggagataTATGCTGTTTGATGCCAAGAGG AACAATGTTGCCATGCAGTTGGAGATCAACTACAGGGAGAGGCTACACATGGTCACCCATGAGGTGAAGAGGCGCTTGGACTACCAGATAGCTCTGCAGAACCTTCAGCGCCGGTTGGAGCAGGAGCACATGGTTAACTGGGTGGAGAAGAGTGTTATCAGCAGCATCACTCCTCAGCAG GAGAAAGAGAGCATCGCTAAGTGCATCACAGATCTGAAGGCTCTGGCTAAAGTCACTCAAGCAAAAGCTGCACTCTAA